A part of Pieris napi chromosome 9, ilPieNapi1.2, whole genome shotgun sequence genomic DNA contains:
- the LOC125052530 gene encoding cAMP and cAMP-inhibited cGMP 3',5'-cyclic phosphodiesterase 10A-like isoform X8: protein MVDPTPRSVKSVKSRLDTIKQGDEAQHSVSKVQSHFLVPSDKLDKITRRVIAPYAEIERKDVKEEVREGPYLDINRFNVFLEDTVDLNSLLYETANVLKAVTNSSGVFVYIVDPIKNEVVLMTQNTKNPERHEVNIPIEEGKIASAHVAFTKEYLVIEDVQRDRRFAEGLKWVDAKVALCMPVLKPDGDCYAVLELFRTHCEPYDHNIIYTVVSVACWSGAAVHQAQARITLQKTAHLNSELRTLLHNYFCDLASIDTMLTDMLAVIKSFIGAMRSSFFIIDREHIGEHLQADMWDDGWSSENTTMPRRKMKVNLSQEQTPAGLVARTGQVLNLRDVYRDPRFTKEIDPTTGTVVRTSLVAPIMDKNGVIGVVQLTNKTNAHPFDTDDEMIFSVFVNYCSLIVHFYNMQTKKIYHENLNKVYSNLMGLHLLPCRHDLEELMETNGVVLPPPNFKNYNYHISEGSKEDMPGLVCSMFVETFADRNFERQNLADFVLTVLLSYRDNPYHNAEHAFVFTHTMYLMLVNNTGYFDFVETAGLMLAGLCHDLDHPGFNNNYLQLTRHPLASMYRSSTLEHHHYFLAKKIIEGDKERALGYTPLSMMDRRRYLNQPPEQIQFLSVVVIPCLMIVQTVFPNTGPLLENCRKTQEAWHEEIAIRGQKLWRQSVSVPRASRNLFNANTDTATN from the exons ATGGTGGATCCTACTCCGCGGAGCGTTAAATCTGTAAAAAGTCGTCTGGATACAATTAAACAAGGCGATGAAGCTCAGCATAGTGTGTCTAAAGTGCAATCACACTTTTTGGTACCATCAGACAAATTGGATAAAATAACTCGCCGTGTGATAGCGCCATATGCGGAAATAGAACGAAAGGATGTTAAGGAAGAGGTGAGAGAAGGACCTTACTTGgatataaatagatttaatGTGTTCCTAGAGGACACAGTTGATCTTAACTcattattatatgaaacagCTAATGTTTTAAAAGCTGTTACGAATAGTTCAG GCGTGTTTGTATACATTGTTGATCCGATTAAAAATGAGGTTGTTTTGATGACCCAAAACACAAAAAATCCTGAAAGGCATGAAGTTAATATACCTATAG AGGAAGGTAAAATAGCATCAGCACACGTTGCCTTTACTAAAGAATACCTAGTGATAGAAGACGTGCAAAGGGATCGTCGATTTGCGGAGGGTCTGAAGTGGGTAGACGCAAAAGTGGCACTATGTATGCCAGTACTTAAACCAGATGGCGACTGTTACGCTGTGTTAGAACTGTTTAGAACACATTGTGAACCTTACGATCAT aacataatatacactGTGGTAAGTGTGGCGTGCTGGTCGGGCGCTGCCGTGCATCAGGCTCAAGCAAGGATCACTCTCCAAAAGACAGCTCATCTTAACAGCGAGCTTAGAACGTTGCTACACAATTACTTCTGTGATCTCGCTTCTATTGATACTATGCTCACTGATATGCTG GCGGTGATAAAATCCTTTATTGGCGCTATGAGAAGTAGTTTCTTTATCATTGACCGGGAGCATATAGGTGAACACCTGCAAGCAGATATGTGGGATGATGGTTGGAGTTCGGAGAATACCACCATGCCTCGTAGGAAGATGAAAGTTAA CTTAAGCCAAGAACAGACACCAGCAGGTCTAGTCGCTCGTACAGGTCAGGTACTGAACCTACGCGATGTGTACCGCGACCCTCGGTTTACGAAAGAAATAGATCCCACCACCGGGACAGTTGTCAGAACGAGCCTTGTTGCACCCATTATGGACAAAAATGGCGTTATTG GTGTGGTccaactaacaaataaaacaaatgccCACCCATTTGACACTGACGATGAGATGATATTCAGTGTTTTTGTTAACTATTGCTCACTCATAGTCCATTTCTACAATATGCAGACCAAGAAAATATACCAT gaAAATCTTAATAAGGTTTACTCAAATCTGATGGGTTTGCATCTCTTACCGTGCAGACATGATCTAGAGGAATTGATGGAAACTAATGGAGTTGTTCTACCACCGCCCAACTTCAAAAA ttaCAATTACCACATAAGCGAAGGCAGCAAAGAAGACATGCCCGGCCTAGTTTGCTCCATGTTTGTGGAAACTTTTGCTGACCGTAATTTCGAAAGACAAAACTTAGCTGATTTTGTGCTGACCGTACTTTTGTCCTATCGGGACAATCCCTACCACAACGCGGAACACGCGTTTGTCTTTACACATACCATGTATTTGATGTTGGTTAATAATACaggatattttgattttgttgag ACTGCAGGTCTGATGCTGGCTGGCCTGTGTCATGACCTGGATCACCCtggctttaataataattatctgcAATTGACGCGTCACCCGCTCGCTAGTATGTACCGCTCTTCAACGCTGGAACACCACCATTACTTTCTCGCTAAGAAGATTATCGAG GGTGATAAAGAGCGGGCACTAGGCTACACTCCCCTAAGCATGATGGACAGGCGCCGGTACCTCAACCAGCCTCCCGAACAGATACAATTTCTCTCAGTGGTTGTCATCCCATGCCTCATGATTGTTCAAACTGTATTTCCCAATACAGGCCCGCTGCTTGAGAATTGCAG AAAAACTCAAGAGGCGTGGCATGAAGAGATCGCGATACGCGGACAAAAATTGTGGCGACAAAGCGTTTCCGTGCCTCGAGCCAGTCGAAACCTATTTAACGCTAATACTGACACAGCAACTAATtag
- the LOC125052530 gene encoding cAMP and cAMP-inhibited cGMP 3',5'-cyclic phosphodiesterase 10A-like isoform X2, protein MVDPTPRSVKSVKSRLDTIKQGDEAQHSVSKVQSHFLVPSDKLDKITRRVIAPYAEIERKDVKEEVREGPYLDINRFNVFLEDTVDLNSLLYETANVLKAVTNSSGVFVYIVDPIKNEVVLMTQNTKNPERHEVNIPIEEGKIASAHVAFTKEYLVIEDVQRDRRFAEGLKWVDAKVALCMPVLKPDGDCYAVLELFRTHCEPYDHNIIYTVVSVACWSGAAVHQAQARITLQKTAHLNSELRTLLHNYFCDLASIDTMLTDMLAVIKSFIGAMRSSFFIIDREHIGEHLQADMWDDGWSSENTTMPRRKMKVNLSQEQTPAGLVARTGQVLNLRDVYRDPRFTKEIDPTTGTVVRTSLVAPIMDKNGVIGVVQLTNKTNAHPFDTDDEMIFSVFVNYCSLIVHFYNMQTKKIYHENLNKVYSNLMGLHLLPCRHDLEELMETNGVVLPPPNFKNYNYHISEGSKEDMPGLVCSMFVETFADRNFERQNLADFVLTVLLSYRDNPYHNAEHAFVFTHTMYLMLVNNTGYFDFVETAGLMLAGLCHDLDHPGFNNNYLQLTRHPLASMYRSSTLEHHHYFLAKKIIEDKNLLSKLSIADRERIMLELKYNILCTDLAVYFQVRAQITPLLTDCAFDWTNNSHRRMLKGDKERALGYTPLSMMDRRRYLNQPPEQIQFLSVVVIPCLMIVQTVFPNTGPLLENCRKTQEAWHEEIAIRGQKLWRQSVSVPRASRNLFNANTDTATN, encoded by the exons ATGGTGGATCCTACTCCGCGGAGCGTTAAATCTGTAAAAAGTCGTCTGGATACAATTAAACAAGGCGATGAAGCTCAGCATAGTGTGTCTAAAGTGCAATCACACTTTTTGGTACCATCAGACAAATTGGATAAAATAACTCGCCGTGTGATAGCGCCATATGCGGAAATAGAACGAAAGGATGTTAAGGAAGAGGTGAGAGAAGGACCTTACTTGgatataaatagatttaatGTGTTCCTAGAGGACACAGTTGATCTTAACTcattattatatgaaacagCTAATGTTTTAAAAGCTGTTACGAATAGTTCAG GCGTGTTTGTATACATTGTTGATCCGATTAAAAATGAGGTTGTTTTGATGACCCAAAACACAAAAAATCCTGAAAGGCATGAAGTTAATATACCTATAG AGGAAGGTAAAATAGCATCAGCACACGTTGCCTTTACTAAAGAATACCTAGTGATAGAAGACGTGCAAAGGGATCGTCGATTTGCGGAGGGTCTGAAGTGGGTAGACGCAAAAGTGGCACTATGTATGCCAGTACTTAAACCAGATGGCGACTGTTACGCTGTGTTAGAACTGTTTAGAACACATTGTGAACCTTACGATCAT aacataatatacactGTGGTAAGTGTGGCGTGCTGGTCGGGCGCTGCCGTGCATCAGGCTCAAGCAAGGATCACTCTCCAAAAGACAGCTCATCTTAACAGCGAGCTTAGAACGTTGCTACACAATTACTTCTGTGATCTCGCTTCTATTGATACTATGCTCACTGATATGCTG GCGGTGATAAAATCCTTTATTGGCGCTATGAGAAGTAGTTTCTTTATCATTGACCGGGAGCATATAGGTGAACACCTGCAAGCAGATATGTGGGATGATGGTTGGAGTTCGGAGAATACCACCATGCCTCGTAGGAAGATGAAAGTTAA CTTAAGCCAAGAACAGACACCAGCAGGTCTAGTCGCTCGTACAGGTCAGGTACTGAACCTACGCGATGTGTACCGCGACCCTCGGTTTACGAAAGAAATAGATCCCACCACCGGGACAGTTGTCAGAACGAGCCTTGTTGCACCCATTATGGACAAAAATGGCGTTATTG GTGTGGTccaactaacaaataaaacaaatgccCACCCATTTGACACTGACGATGAGATGATATTCAGTGTTTTTGTTAACTATTGCTCACTCATAGTCCATTTCTACAATATGCAGACCAAGAAAATATACCAT gaAAATCTTAATAAGGTTTACTCAAATCTGATGGGTTTGCATCTCTTACCGTGCAGACATGATCTAGAGGAATTGATGGAAACTAATGGAGTTGTTCTACCACCGCCCAACTTCAAAAA ttaCAATTACCACATAAGCGAAGGCAGCAAAGAAGACATGCCCGGCCTAGTTTGCTCCATGTTTGTGGAAACTTTTGCTGACCGTAATTTCGAAAGACAAAACTTAGCTGATTTTGTGCTGACCGTACTTTTGTCCTATCGGGACAATCCCTACCACAACGCGGAACACGCGTTTGTCTTTACACATACCATGTATTTGATGTTGGTTAATAATACaggatattttgattttgttgag ACTGCAGGTCTGATGCTGGCTGGCCTGTGTCATGACCTGGATCACCCtggctttaataataattatctgcAATTGACGCGTCACCCGCTCGCTAGTATGTACCGCTCTTCAACGCTGGAACACCACCATTACTTTCTCGCTAAGAAGATTATCGAG GACAAAAATCTTTTATCCAAGCTTTCGATAGCGGACCGCGAAAGGATAATGCTagaattgaaatataatatcctCTGCACGGATTTGGCGGTTTATTTTCAG GTTCGCGCGCAAATAACACCTCTTTTGACGGATTGTGCATTCGACTGGACAAATAACTCTCATAGGAGGATGCTTAAG GGTGATAAAGAGCGGGCACTAGGCTACACTCCCCTAAGCATGATGGACAGGCGCCGGTACCTCAACCAGCCTCCCGAACAGATACAATTTCTCTCAGTGGTTGTCATCCCATGCCTCATGATTGTTCAAACTGTATTTCCCAATACAGGCCCGCTGCTTGAGAATTGCAG AAAAACTCAAGAGGCGTGGCATGAAGAGATCGCGATACGCGGACAAAAATTGTGGCGACAAAGCGTTTCCGTGCCTCGAGCCAGTCGAAACCTATTTAACGCTAATACTGACACAGCAACTAATtag
- the LOC125052530 gene encoding cAMP and cAMP-inhibited cGMP 3',5'-cyclic phosphodiesterase 10A-like isoform X1, with the protein MVDPTPRSVKSVKSRLDTIKQGDEAQHSVSKVQSHFLVPSDKLDKITRRVIAPYAEIERKDVKEEVREGPYLDINRFNVFLEDTVDLNSLLYETANVLKAVTNSSGVFVYIVDPIKNEVVLMTQNTKNPERHEVNIPIEEGKIASAHVAFTKEYLVIEDVQRDRRFAEGLKWVDAKVALCMPVLKPDGDCYAVLELFRTHCEPYDHNIIYTVVSVACWSGAAVHQAQARITLQKTAHLNSELRTLLHNYFCDLASIDTMLTDMLAVIKSFIGAMRSSFFIIDREHIGEHLQADMWDDGWSSENTTMPRRKMKVNLSQEQTPAGLVARTGQVLNLRDVYRDPRFTKEIDPTTGTVVRTSLVAPIMDKNGVIGVVQLTNKTNAHPFDTDDEMIFSVFVNYCSLIVHFYNMQTKKIYHENLNKVYSNLMGLHLLPCRHDLEELMETNGVVLPPPNFKNYNYHISEGSKEDMPGLVCSMFVETFADRNFERQNLADFVLTVLLSYRDNPYHNAEHAFVFTHTMYLMLVNNTGYFDFVETAGLMLAGLCHDLDHPGFNNNYLQLTRHPLASMYRSSTLEHHHYFLAKKIIEDKNLLSKLSIADRERIMLELKYNILCTDLAVYFQVRAQITPLLTDCAFDWTNNSHRRMLKGILMTTSDLSGSCKPFGVAKAISEAVYEEFYNQGDKERALGYTPLSMMDRRRYLNQPPEQIQFLSVVVIPCLMIVQTVFPNTGPLLENCRKTQEAWHEEIAIRGQKLWRQSVSVPRASRNLFNANTDTATN; encoded by the exons ATGGTGGATCCTACTCCGCGGAGCGTTAAATCTGTAAAAAGTCGTCTGGATACAATTAAACAAGGCGATGAAGCTCAGCATAGTGTGTCTAAAGTGCAATCACACTTTTTGGTACCATCAGACAAATTGGATAAAATAACTCGCCGTGTGATAGCGCCATATGCGGAAATAGAACGAAAGGATGTTAAGGAAGAGGTGAGAGAAGGACCTTACTTGgatataaatagatttaatGTGTTCCTAGAGGACACAGTTGATCTTAACTcattattatatgaaacagCTAATGTTTTAAAAGCTGTTACGAATAGTTCAG GCGTGTTTGTATACATTGTTGATCCGATTAAAAATGAGGTTGTTTTGATGACCCAAAACACAAAAAATCCTGAAAGGCATGAAGTTAATATACCTATAG AGGAAGGTAAAATAGCATCAGCACACGTTGCCTTTACTAAAGAATACCTAGTGATAGAAGACGTGCAAAGGGATCGTCGATTTGCGGAGGGTCTGAAGTGGGTAGACGCAAAAGTGGCACTATGTATGCCAGTACTTAAACCAGATGGCGACTGTTACGCTGTGTTAGAACTGTTTAGAACACATTGTGAACCTTACGATCAT aacataatatacactGTGGTAAGTGTGGCGTGCTGGTCGGGCGCTGCCGTGCATCAGGCTCAAGCAAGGATCACTCTCCAAAAGACAGCTCATCTTAACAGCGAGCTTAGAACGTTGCTACACAATTACTTCTGTGATCTCGCTTCTATTGATACTATGCTCACTGATATGCTG GCGGTGATAAAATCCTTTATTGGCGCTATGAGAAGTAGTTTCTTTATCATTGACCGGGAGCATATAGGTGAACACCTGCAAGCAGATATGTGGGATGATGGTTGGAGTTCGGAGAATACCACCATGCCTCGTAGGAAGATGAAAGTTAA CTTAAGCCAAGAACAGACACCAGCAGGTCTAGTCGCTCGTACAGGTCAGGTACTGAACCTACGCGATGTGTACCGCGACCCTCGGTTTACGAAAGAAATAGATCCCACCACCGGGACAGTTGTCAGAACGAGCCTTGTTGCACCCATTATGGACAAAAATGGCGTTATTG GTGTGGTccaactaacaaataaaacaaatgccCACCCATTTGACACTGACGATGAGATGATATTCAGTGTTTTTGTTAACTATTGCTCACTCATAGTCCATTTCTACAATATGCAGACCAAGAAAATATACCAT gaAAATCTTAATAAGGTTTACTCAAATCTGATGGGTTTGCATCTCTTACCGTGCAGACATGATCTAGAGGAATTGATGGAAACTAATGGAGTTGTTCTACCACCGCCCAACTTCAAAAA ttaCAATTACCACATAAGCGAAGGCAGCAAAGAAGACATGCCCGGCCTAGTTTGCTCCATGTTTGTGGAAACTTTTGCTGACCGTAATTTCGAAAGACAAAACTTAGCTGATTTTGTGCTGACCGTACTTTTGTCCTATCGGGACAATCCCTACCACAACGCGGAACACGCGTTTGTCTTTACACATACCATGTATTTGATGTTGGTTAATAATACaggatattttgattttgttgag ACTGCAGGTCTGATGCTGGCTGGCCTGTGTCATGACCTGGATCACCCtggctttaataataattatctgcAATTGACGCGTCACCCGCTCGCTAGTATGTACCGCTCTTCAACGCTGGAACACCACCATTACTTTCTCGCTAAGAAGATTATCGAG GACAAAAATCTTTTATCCAAGCTTTCGATAGCGGACCGCGAAAGGATAATGCTagaattgaaatataatatcctCTGCACGGATTTGGCGGTTTATTTTCAG GTTCGCGCGCAAATAACACCTCTTTTGACGGATTGTGCATTCGACTGGACAAATAACTCTCATAGGAGGATGCTTAAG GGCATATTAATGACGACAAGCGATTTGTCCGGTTCGTGTAAACCGTTTGGGGTGGCTAAAGCAATTTCTGAGGCTGTCTACGAAGAATTTTATAATCAG GGTGATAAAGAGCGGGCACTAGGCTACACTCCCCTAAGCATGATGGACAGGCGCCGGTACCTCAACCAGCCTCCCGAACAGATACAATTTCTCTCAGTGGTTGTCATCCCATGCCTCATGATTGTTCAAACTGTATTTCCCAATACAGGCCCGCTGCTTGAGAATTGCAG AAAAACTCAAGAGGCGTGGCATGAAGAGATCGCGATACGCGGACAAAAATTGTGGCGACAAAGCGTTTCCGTGCCTCGAGCCAGTCGAAACCTATTTAACGCTAATACTGACACAGCAACTAATtag
- the LOC125052530 gene encoding cAMP and cAMP-inhibited cGMP 3',5'-cyclic phosphodiesterase 10A-like isoform X6, translating to MVDPTPRSVKSVKSRLDTIKQGDEAQHSVSKVQSHFLVPSDKLDKITRRVIAPYAEIERKDVKEEVREGPYLDINRFNVFLEDTVDLNSLLYETANVLKAVTNSSGVFVYIVDPIKNEVVLMTQNTKNPERHEVNIPIEEGKIASAHVAFTKEYLVIEDVQRDRRFAEGLKWVDAKVALCMPVLKPDGDCYAVLELFRTHCEPYDHNIIYTVVSVACWSGAAVHQAQARITLQKTAHLNSELRTLLHNYFCDLASIDTMLTDMLAVIKSFIGAMRSSFFIIDREHIGEHLQADMWDDGWSSENTTMPRRKMKVNLSQEQTPAGLVARTGQVLNLRDVYRDPRFTKEIDPTTGTVVRTSLVAPIMDKNGVIGVVQLTNKTNAHPFDTDDEMIFSVFVNYCSLIVHFYNMQTKKIYHENLNKVYSNLMGLHLLPCRHDLEELMETNGVVLPPPNFKNYNYHISEGSKEDMPGLVCSMFVETFADRNFERQNLADFVLTVLLSYRDNPYHNAEHAFVFTHTMYLMLVNNTGYFDFVETAGLMLAGLCHDLDHPGFNNNYLQLTRHPLASMYRSSTLEHHHYFLAKKIIEVRAQITPLLTDCAFDWTNNSHRRMLKGDKERALGYTPLSMMDRRRYLNQPPEQIQFLSVVVIPCLMIVQTVFPNTGPLLENCRKTQEAWHEEIAIRGQKLWRQSVSVPRASRNLFNANTDTATN from the exons ATGGTGGATCCTACTCCGCGGAGCGTTAAATCTGTAAAAAGTCGTCTGGATACAATTAAACAAGGCGATGAAGCTCAGCATAGTGTGTCTAAAGTGCAATCACACTTTTTGGTACCATCAGACAAATTGGATAAAATAACTCGCCGTGTGATAGCGCCATATGCGGAAATAGAACGAAAGGATGTTAAGGAAGAGGTGAGAGAAGGACCTTACTTGgatataaatagatttaatGTGTTCCTAGAGGACACAGTTGATCTTAACTcattattatatgaaacagCTAATGTTTTAAAAGCTGTTACGAATAGTTCAG GCGTGTTTGTATACATTGTTGATCCGATTAAAAATGAGGTTGTTTTGATGACCCAAAACACAAAAAATCCTGAAAGGCATGAAGTTAATATACCTATAG AGGAAGGTAAAATAGCATCAGCACACGTTGCCTTTACTAAAGAATACCTAGTGATAGAAGACGTGCAAAGGGATCGTCGATTTGCGGAGGGTCTGAAGTGGGTAGACGCAAAAGTGGCACTATGTATGCCAGTACTTAAACCAGATGGCGACTGTTACGCTGTGTTAGAACTGTTTAGAACACATTGTGAACCTTACGATCAT aacataatatacactGTGGTAAGTGTGGCGTGCTGGTCGGGCGCTGCCGTGCATCAGGCTCAAGCAAGGATCACTCTCCAAAAGACAGCTCATCTTAACAGCGAGCTTAGAACGTTGCTACACAATTACTTCTGTGATCTCGCTTCTATTGATACTATGCTCACTGATATGCTG GCGGTGATAAAATCCTTTATTGGCGCTATGAGAAGTAGTTTCTTTATCATTGACCGGGAGCATATAGGTGAACACCTGCAAGCAGATATGTGGGATGATGGTTGGAGTTCGGAGAATACCACCATGCCTCGTAGGAAGATGAAAGTTAA CTTAAGCCAAGAACAGACACCAGCAGGTCTAGTCGCTCGTACAGGTCAGGTACTGAACCTACGCGATGTGTACCGCGACCCTCGGTTTACGAAAGAAATAGATCCCACCACCGGGACAGTTGTCAGAACGAGCCTTGTTGCACCCATTATGGACAAAAATGGCGTTATTG GTGTGGTccaactaacaaataaaacaaatgccCACCCATTTGACACTGACGATGAGATGATATTCAGTGTTTTTGTTAACTATTGCTCACTCATAGTCCATTTCTACAATATGCAGACCAAGAAAATATACCAT gaAAATCTTAATAAGGTTTACTCAAATCTGATGGGTTTGCATCTCTTACCGTGCAGACATGATCTAGAGGAATTGATGGAAACTAATGGAGTTGTTCTACCACCGCCCAACTTCAAAAA ttaCAATTACCACATAAGCGAAGGCAGCAAAGAAGACATGCCCGGCCTAGTTTGCTCCATGTTTGTGGAAACTTTTGCTGACCGTAATTTCGAAAGACAAAACTTAGCTGATTTTGTGCTGACCGTACTTTTGTCCTATCGGGACAATCCCTACCACAACGCGGAACACGCGTTTGTCTTTACACATACCATGTATTTGATGTTGGTTAATAATACaggatattttgattttgttgag ACTGCAGGTCTGATGCTGGCTGGCCTGTGTCATGACCTGGATCACCCtggctttaataataattatctgcAATTGACGCGTCACCCGCTCGCTAGTATGTACCGCTCTTCAACGCTGGAACACCACCATTACTTTCTCGCTAAGAAGATTATCGAG GTTCGCGCGCAAATAACACCTCTTTTGACGGATTGTGCATTCGACTGGACAAATAACTCTCATAGGAGGATGCTTAAG GGTGATAAAGAGCGGGCACTAGGCTACACTCCCCTAAGCATGATGGACAGGCGCCGGTACCTCAACCAGCCTCCCGAACAGATACAATTTCTCTCAGTGGTTGTCATCCCATGCCTCATGATTGTTCAAACTGTATTTCCCAATACAGGCCCGCTGCTTGAGAATTGCAG AAAAACTCAAGAGGCGTGGCATGAAGAGATCGCGATACGCGGACAAAAATTGTGGCGACAAAGCGTTTCCGTGCCTCGAGCCAGTCGAAACCTATTTAACGCTAATACTGACACAGCAACTAATtag